gggaaacaggtggcggAACATACGGAGGGAAAGCGTTTgcgggaaaatattgaggggaaagcGTTGCTTGAAAATTGTTCCTGACTGGTGCATTTTTATTTCAGCATACATAGATGTTCAAATTGAAAAGTCTGATACACACATATGTAGATACAATGGGTCGCGCACGTGCATAGATGAATCACCCTACTTAACGACGACCACCTGGCCTTTCCTTACGATCGGAAGGCGACAAGCGATTAGGTAGCCGGGGCACACGAAGACCGCGGCCGTACTCCAATTCGGCTTCATGTGTCTGCGAGTCCTGCGTAGGTGGTGGAGTCGCGAATCCTTGTTGCGAACCTGAAGCATAATTGTAGGCGTATGGTTGTGACTCCGGGGGGATAAAAGATGGACCAATAACGTCCCCTCCGAAGAACTCTGTAACTAATGACGTAACCGTGTCGCCAAGATCATGTGATGCTCCCCGGAGGCCTGTGTTGACGCCATGATCATGTGATGCTCCCCGGAGGCCTGTGTTGACGCCGCGTTGGGTGTTCTCATCGCCCCAATTAACATCAGGTGTGTCCTGCACATAGAAACATTTTAAACAAACTGTTA
This region of Triticum aestivum cultivar Chinese Spring unplaced genomic scaffold, IWGSC CS RefSeq v2.1 scaffold152440, whole genome shotgun sequence genomic DNA includes:
- the LOC123176684 gene encoding uncharacterized protein encodes the protein MPEETRVPDLNQHHVQWPDSIGEGYAQDTPDVNWGDENTQRGVNTGLRGASHDHGVNTGLRGASHDLGDTVTSLVTEFFGGDVIGPSFIPPESQPYAYNYASGSQQGFATPPPTQDSQTHEAELEYGRGLRVPRLPNRLSPSDRKERPGGRR